The Pantoea phytobeneficialis genome has a segment encoding these proteins:
- the wzzE gene encoding ECA polysaccharide chain length modulation protein, with amino-acid sequence MTSGVVENELDIRGLCCTLWRGKRWIVGLALLFALLAWLVSMLMKQTWSTTAITDRPTVNMLGDYFVQQQLLKNLDVRNNTLNLSSPGPTVMDDVYQEFIMQLASWDTRRDFWLQTDYYKSRKSGNAHKDAALLDDQINNIQFTPADPAHNTLNSVRLVAESASDANNLLRQYIAYASERAARHLNAELKGAWQARAEQLQAQVKRQEDVAQAVFARQRQRIEQALKIASQQGIKENRAPVMGETLPDSDRFLLGQQMLQAQLDTLQASGPAYDLSYDQNRAMLSTLQAGPRVDKQFQTYRYLRTPEEPVKRDSPRRLFMMIMWGVIGALVGAGVALVRRPRPMSPTSH; translated from the coding sequence ATGACCTCTGGAGTTGTGGAGAACGAACTGGATATTCGCGGCCTGTGCTGTACGCTATGGCGTGGTAAACGCTGGATCGTTGGTCTGGCGTTGCTGTTCGCGTTGCTGGCATGGCTGGTGTCTATGCTGATGAAACAGACATGGAGCACCACGGCGATCACCGATCGACCCACCGTCAACATGTTGGGGGATTACTTCGTCCAGCAGCAACTGCTCAAAAACCTTGATGTGCGTAACAACACGCTAAATCTCAGCTCGCCTGGGCCAACGGTCATGGATGATGTCTACCAGGAATTCATCATGCAACTGGCATCATGGGACACTCGACGGGATTTCTGGTTGCAGACCGACTACTATAAAAGCCGCAAAAGCGGTAACGCCCACAAAGATGCGGCGTTACTTGATGATCAGATCAACAATATTCAGTTCACACCTGCCGATCCGGCTCACAATACGCTGAACAGCGTCAGGCTGGTGGCCGAAAGCGCCAGTGATGCCAATAACCTGCTGCGACAGTACATTGCTTACGCCAGCGAACGGGCCGCGCGCCATTTGAATGCGGAGCTGAAAGGTGCCTGGCAGGCGCGAGCCGAACAGTTGCAGGCGCAGGTGAAGCGTCAGGAAGATGTGGCACAGGCGGTATTTGCCCGGCAGCGTCAGCGTATTGAGCAGGCGCTGAAAATCGCCAGCCAGCAAGGTATCAAAGAAAACCGCGCGCCGGTGATGGGTGAAACGCTACCGGACAGCGACCGCTTCCTGCTGGGGCAGCAAATGTTGCAGGCGCAGCTCGATACCTTGCAGGCCAGCGGTCCGGCGTACGATTTAAGCTATGATCAAAACAGAGCAATGTTGAGTACATTGCAGGCCGGGCCGCGTGTGGATAAACAGTTTCAGACCTACCGCTATCTGCGTACACCAGAAGAACCGGTGAAGCGTGATAGCCCACGTCGGCTGTTTATGATGATCATGTGGGGCGTCATCGGCGCGCTGGTGGGAGCGGGGGTTGCATTGGTGCGCCGTCCGCGCCCGATGTCACCAACGAGTCATTGA